The genomic interval TCCGCCTCGTCCCCGCCCACCCCCAGGTCCTCCTCGAACGCGCCCGCCTCCGCCGAGCCGCCGGGCATCCCGAGGACGCCCGCCGCGACCTCGAGGAAGCCCGCCGCGCCGGCGGCCCCGCCGCCGCCGACGCCTTCGCCAACGAAGCCGTCCGCGTCCTCAACCTCGGCCGCCCCGCCGAGGCCGAACGCCTCTTCGAAAACGCCGCCGATCTCGATCCCGCCAACGCCCGCGCCTGGCTGGGCCTCGGACGCGCCCGCATGGAACTGCGCCGCTGGGAGGGCGCCGCCGAGGCCTTCGCCCGCGCCGCCGAGCTCCGGCCCGACGACGCCGAAATCCACTACCACCGCGGCAACGCCCTCTTCGCCCTCTCCCGCCTCGAGGACGCCTTCGCCGCCTACGACCTCTCCCTCCGCCTGGACGACACCCGCGCCGCCGCCTGGGCCGCCCGCGGCATCCTCCACCACCGCCTGTTCCGCGACTTCGACCGGGCCGACGCCGACTTCCGCCGCGCTCTCGAACTCGACCCCACCCTCGACTCCGCCTGGCTCAACCGCGGCCTCCTCTACCGCGACTTCCGCCGC from Planctomycetota bacterium carries:
- a CDS encoding tetratricopeptide repeat protein gives rise to the protein RLVPAHPQVLLERARLRRAAGHPEDARRDLEEARRAGGPAAADAFANEAVRVLNLGRPAEAERLFENAADLDPANARAWLGLGRARMELRRWEGAAEAFARAAELRPDDAEIHYHRGNALFALSRLEDAFAAYDLSLRLDDTRAAAWAARGILHHRLFRDFDRADADFRRALELDPTLDSAWLNRGLLYRDFRRLPEAERDLRQALRLRAGPEGLQALGQVLADQGSYDAALDAFSKALLLCRDDALRRRIEADAERARDARDKERREGPR